In Solimonas sp. K1W22B-7, the DNA window CGACGAGTTCAACGCCGCCGAGGCGCACCGCATCGGTCTCGCGCAGGAAGTGGTGCCCGCCGGCCAGCAGTTCGACCGCGCGCTGGAGATCGCCGAGCGCGTCGCCAAACAGGCGCCGCTGGGCGTCTACGCCAGCCTCAAGTCCTCGCGCATCACCATGGAAAAGGGTTTCGTCGCCGCCGTCGCCGCGCTGATGCCCGACCTGCAGCCGATCATGGGCAGCGAGGATGCGAAGGAAGGCGTGCAATCCTTCGTCGAACGTCGCGAGGCGCAGTTCAAGGGGCGCTGAGGCTATGTGGCTCCCTCTCCCCGCAAGGCGGGGAGAGGGTTGGGGTGAGGGGCCACGCATTTCCCCGGAGAAACGATGCGAGGTCCCGATCCCAAAACCACGACTCGCTCCCGTAGTCTGCGTCGCGATCCGACCGACGCCGAAGCACATCTCTGGTACCGCTTGCGTGATCGCCAGCTTGCCGGCTGCAAATTCCGGCGCCAGGTTCCGCTGGGCCCTTACTTTGCCGATTTTGCTTGTGCGGAGAAGTGGCTTGTTGTCGAACTAGACGGTGGCCAGCACGCTGAGCAGGTGGCGCAGGACGCCGATCGCAGTGCTTATCTGCGCACAGAGGGCTACACCGTGCTGCGGTTTTGGAACGATCAGGTGCTGCGTGAGATGGAGGGCGTGCTGGAGGAAATCCTGCGGCATCTCGGCTGAAAAGCCGCCCCTCACCCCAACCCTCTCCCCGCAAGCGGGGAGAGGGAGTAGGCACTTTCTCAGGGTGCCTGCAACAGATAAACCTGCTGCGTCCGGTCCCTTTGCAACCGCGCCGCATTGCGCGTGCTCGCGAACGCAATCGCGCCGCCATCCGTCGCCGGCCAGGTATTCACGCCGCGCGAGTTGATCAGCTTCGCCTCGCCCCAGACCCCCGACACCAGCCGCGCCGTCATCACGCGCCAGCGCCAGTCGGCGGCGCGCGAGTCGTACCAGGCGGCGCGCACGCTGCCGTCCGGCGCCGCGCCCAGTTCCGGGTACTGGCTCATCGCCGGGCCCGCGGCGATCGGCGCCGGTTCGCCGAAGGCGCCCAGCGCCGCGTCGGACACCACCGCCAGCACCTCGGTATTGGCGCCGGAGGAATGCAGTTCCTTGCTGTCCCAGGCCAGCACCAGTCGGCCGTCGCCGTTGAAGGCGATGGCGGGGTGGCGGTCGGCACGTTCGTCGGAACCGACGCTCAATGCTGCGCCCCAGTCGCCACCGGCGGGGCGGGTGGCGACCTGGATCTGCCAGTTGTCGGGGTCGGTGCCTTCGCCGCTGCCGGTCTGGCCGGTCCATAGCGGGTCCGGGTCGGTGCGGTTGTCCTGCCAGCTCACGGCCAGCAGGCCGTCGCCGCGTGCGGCGACGCGCGGGCGCACCGAGGCGGGGTAGAGCGCCGAACGGCTGTCGATCAGCAGCGCTGCACGCACGGTCTTGCCCTCGCG includes these proteins:
- a CDS encoding endonuclease domain-containing protein, giving the protein MRGPDPKTTTRSRSLRRDPTDAEAHLWYRLRDRQLAGCKFRRQVPLGPYFADFACAEKWLVVELDGGQHAEQVAQDADRSAYLRTEGYTVLRFWNDQVLREMEGVLEEILRHLG